Part of the Brassica oleracea var. oleracea cultivar TO1000 chromosome C8, BOL, whole genome shotgun sequence genome is shown below.
ATTGCAATCCTAACATTCAATGTTTCTATATGATGCAATCAATACAAACAAAATTCGGCCAAGCAAATAACAAACCACATGGCTGCTTGATTTTGATTTAATATCATTCCTAAAGTTCTAAGTGCAATTTGCAATCAAACAATTGTGATCAGATTCGGATATGGATGCAATAAAGCCACACGGCCACGAGTATGATCAGGTCTAGAATTATTAACCTAGAATGCAGCAAGGCCACACGGCCACAATTCAGATTTGGTTTCAAAATAATCTAGACTAGGTTATTAGGGTTTCAGTTTAAACAAGTCAAGCAATCTCAATAAATTCAGATTCAAGTTTAAACAATCTTAATCAATAGTTCTAGGTGATCAATCAATCAATCAAGATTCAATTTTAAACAAAAAAATCGATTTTTCAATTTTAGGGTTTTAGGGATTTTCGAAATTTGATTTGAGATTCAAAAACCTTTAAGGCTTTGATTTTAATTGATCAATGGATCAAATCTCGATTTTTAGGGTTTGGATCGAACTTATAGAGCTTCGATTTACTCATCGAACTTTTAGATTCGATTCTTATATTTTCAGAATTCGAATTACCTTTAGTTTGATGATTGTTGAAACTGGACCACCAAAGATGAACCTCTAGCTGGGACGAACGGTCGCGAGCTGGACACGAGCTGATCGTTGTCGGATCGCGAACGGCTGAGACGGAGAACGTGCGCCTATCGCTATCGGGTCTTGGACGGTACGCTTGCAGTCGGGATCGCGAGCTGAGGCTGGGACGGACGCAAGCTGAGGCTGAGACGGGAACGCGAGCTGAGGCTGAGACGGGAACGCGAGCTGAGGCTGAGGCGGAACAATGAACGCCTAGGGTTAGGGTTCGTCGGATTAGGGTTAGATGAATGCGCCGGCTAGGTTTAGAGTTTTAGGGTTTGCGATTTTGGTTTCTTAGGCTCAGGGTGTTTAGAGACTATCGTGCTGATAACGTGTTGTGAAACTTAGGATTTAGAGCTGTAAGTTTCTGTGTATTTTTCTGTGTATTATTAATCATAACATAAGGTGCTCTTATATATGGAAGTTTACAAAGAGATAAATGGAAAGACATAATATGGAAAGATTACAAATCATAAACATAAAGAGAAAATGAAATAAAATTTCCTTTTATCTAACTAAAGTAAGCCGCTTCTCTCTCTCTCTCCATGCCGTGGCCGCCTCTCTCTCTCTCTAAGTATATGGGCCTATTACCGTACCGGTCATGGAGATCTATCAATTGATTTATAACACATATTACATGAAGCTCATATTTTATTACAATATTTTGGTGTATATATGTTCTCATACCAAGCTGGAATATGATAATTTGGCTGAAAAATCAAACAAAAAAAACTCAAGTTTCTTAACATTAGTTAATTTCACGGAAAAACGAAAGGAAGAAAAACACGTTAAGGCCCATCTTTTTCCCATCTATCCACAAGTTTCATAGGTTTTGTTCCATTTTTTCTAAGTAAATTTCATCACTTTTACCAATCTATGTGCGTAACCCTTTTTTTTTTTTGAACAAAATCTATGTGCGTAACCCTGACCCATTATTACATGGAGGTTTCGGAGCGGATAGGTCCATGTTCAACTGATAACCATAAATATTCGTTTTAGGTCCTTTAACCAACATACAAACTCAATATCCAGGGTTGCCACCAGCATAATCATATACGCATCTATACTATTAAAAAAGAGAAGTCATGACTTCTTTCATGTGTGATATTTTAAATGGATCATCTCTAGAAAATTGCTTACATTATTTTTTTATATTTTCATACAAATATCCTAACAAGATATTTAATTATCTTTTTATTCCACCCAAATATTATTAATAATGGATAATTTCGAAAATATATTTATTCCATCAATATATAATTATAGTTGCATATAACCATTTATAATCTACTTAATAATAATAACATTTAATTATTCTAGAGTTAATACATGCATGTGATCTAATTAATAATAATAACAATTAACATTTATTATGCAAATAAAATAATGTTAGAATTTCACCATGCAAATAATAAAATCAAATCAAATATTAAAATCCTAACACTACTGTATTTTCATAATAAGTGTTATTATTATTAATTATGTTATACATTACATGTATTAATATTTATATAGATGTTGTGTTAACAAACATGTATTGATAAATATATAATATTTTAAATATATATATACTGTAGTGATGAATTTTTCATGCGTGGTTTTTTCATTTGGACCATTCTTTAAAATTTTATCAAATTTTACATGAATTAATTATAATATTTATATTTTAATTGAATAACAATAAATATTTTTTAAGAAAGTTCTAAAAAATCTTTTTAAAATATTTNNNNNNNNNNNNNNNNNNNNNNNNNNNNNNNNNNNNNNNNNNNNNNNNNNNNNNNNNNNNNNNNNNNNNNNNNNNNNNNNNNNNNNNNNNNNNNNNNNNNNNNNNNNNNNNNNNNNNNNNNNNNNNNNNNNNNNNNNNNNNNNNNNNNNNNNNNNNNNNNNNNNNNNTATTTCTCAAATATGATATTTACTACAAACATATTTTGAAGTACAATGTATTATAGTTTTTCTTTAAAAGAAATTCTTTACAGTATCTTAAAAATATATTTTATACTATATAGATCCAATTTAATTTGCTTTCATATAAATTTAAAATAAAAAGTATGTAAAGTAATATTGTTACATAATAAAGTTTCCAAAATAATTTTTGTTACAAAAACATAAAATTTATAGTAATAATATATAAGCTACGTAAACATAGCTATTATAGAATTACATAATATATAACACTAAATTACGTTAAGTTATTAGTAAATTTTGTTATAAAAACTAAAATATTTTAGTATATAAATAAAAAAAACCCGCACATCTAGTTTCTCATTAAATTTTAAAGAGACATTTTTTTCAATTTCACCTTTTATGATTTGCTGACATCCATATCTCATGATCTGACCAGGACCGAGTTTATTTTGAAATTCTATCATGTGATAGTTGCAATCTTTTGCTCGCGGTGGTAGCGCTCCACTCAATCCAATATACATAGTAGTAAGATTATTTTCAATAGTTTACTCTATTTATCACTTTAAAATATAATAATTCTTTAATAGAGTTGAGTTATATTCCAATAATACTATATTTTAGAGTAAAAAGTAGAGTGATGAACAAACAAAAAACAACTTATTCTTATTCTATACATAGAGTAAACTTATTTTTTACTCTATTATAGAGTGAAAAATAGAGTGGACACTTTTACTCTAAACTCTATTTTATAGTGGAAAATAGAGTGGGGTTGGAGGTGTCCTAACTGATGCAAAAAGTATGAAATTCTTCATTTTTTTTCTCTTAGAACCAAAAAATATTTTAAATTAGTATGAATCTGAAAACATCAAAGTGTTATTTAAAAAGAACAAATTGCATGGCAAACGTGTTTTTCGCTTAACTATAAAATATTTTTAATGGTTTTATCTAAATTTAATCACAAACATAAATCAATTACTTCAATAGAAGAGAATTCAATTGTAGAAAAGTAAGGCTGGCCAATGAAATCAAACAATACAAATTAGAGACTGTTACATATTTATTTAATAATTAGTTACATATTTATTTATTAATTAGTTAAAGACAAAATAACCAAATCATAATTGATAGTCATTATAACATGGCCATCATCGACTCCTCTGTATAGAAAAAGTTTTATATTCATAACAGTGAAAGTACTAGGGGGGTTAAATTAGTGTATTAACTTCTATATTATATGTTTGTGAAACTTTCTCGAAAATAGATGCTTCGTTTCTTTTTTTCAGATGATGCTTCATTGGTATTGAAAGGAGCTTTTAACCAACAAAGCACATCACAAATCGATGAAAGATAATTTTCTTCAAACCCATATACATCATAGGAAAAATAAGAATAAGAAACTAAAAACACATTTACCAAATTATTTGTGCGAAAGACAAACATTTTTACAGAAGACCAAACTGAAAGTTCTTAAAGAACTCAAGATTCTTGTGTGCGTTTCTAAGAGTCCCGTCGCGGCGTTCTTCTGACCTCAGGTGACGTGCATGAGACGTTACGAGCTTCATGAGACTGACTCTGTGCGGCTAAGTACTCAAGTGCCACCACAATGTCACCTATAAACGGTCGATAATGAGCTTCCTCGTTCAAACACATTGCGATTATCGCAATCGCATAGTTTAAACATCTTCTTGGGTATTTTCCTCGTAGAGACGGATCCACTAAGTGTCCAAACTTCTTCTGATCCTTAAGGTATGGACGTGACTGCCATGCAGAGAGTAAAAAACAAATTAAGTTCAAAACGAAAGTAAGTCTGGTTTAATCCTGTTACTTACCCAAGCAACAAGATTCTGCTCGCCTTGCTTTTGACTCAAGTCAATGGCTTTCCTTCCAGTAACCAGCTCAAGCAAGACTACACCGAAGCAGTAAATATCCGATTTAACGGTTAGTTTCCCGCTCATTGCGTATTCAGGAGCACAGTAACCGTAAGTTCCCATGACTCTGGTGGAGACATGAGTTCTATCTCCTACCGGACCGAGTTTCGCTAGTCCGAAATCAGAGAGCTTGGGGTTAAACTCTTTGTCCAGCAATATGTTTGCGGATTTCAAATCGCGGTAAATCACTGGCGGGTTTGCTGTGCAGTGAAGATACTCTATTCCCCGAGCCGCACCTACCGCGATTTTCATGCGTGTGTTCCAAGTTAATGGTTCTTGATTTGAATCAAGATCTGAAAAGAAAAGAAAAGAAAAGAAAATAAGAGTCGAGAACTTGGAAAAACATTTTGTAACAAGAATAATGGAGAGGAAGTTGAGGAACTAAACCAAAGAGGTGATCTTCTAAGCTGCCCATTGGCATGTATTCATAGACAAGAAGTCTCTGATCACCAGAAGTACAGTAACCGATGAGTGTAACGAGATTGGGGTGGTGGAATAAGCTAAGCATAAGGACTTCAACTATGAACTCTCGGTTCCCTTGAAGCCCATCTGGATTCAGTTGCTTAATAGCCACCACCTGCTATTCATCAATTAAATTATATTAAAAGTCTAAAAAAACAGAGTTGTTAAGATGTAGAGAGAGATCTGACTTGTCCTGAATCTAAACGACCCTTGTAAACTCTCCCAAAGCCTCCTTCTCCTAGCAAATTAACTTCCCGGAAGTTTCTTGTTGCTTCCGCTAACTCTTTAAAAGTGAAACTCCTAGCTCCACCACCAGGCTTCGTCGGACTATTCACCTTTCCGTTCACTGTTCCATATTCCGACAAGAGTTATTAACTCAAAAATGTATGAACTATGAAGAGACAAAACATAATTAAACACACACTACACACCTAAAATACCCGAAATGGACCCTGTTCCTGTTGTATCACTTCCATGAACTGTAATCTCACAAAAAGTATTAAATAAATTATAAAAAACGATTTCAGCTTTCATGTAAAAAAATAAAGACAATGAAAGTAAGGAACCTGATGAATCGGTGGTTGGGCGAGCGGTATCAATGTCGACTCTTATGTCCTTGGTTCGAGGATTCAAACAAGAGAAGCAAGTCATCTCTTCTTTTTCTGAATAGAGTTTGTTTTGAGTAAGAGATAATGGATTCAAGAAATGGAGCTGAATCAGCTCCAAATATATATCTCACACCAGAGACACAAAGCCTTGACAGGTTACAAAAGAAAACCTAGGATTTAAATAAAGAGGTTGATTAGTCTGGATAATTCCAGAAAACAAAAGAACAAAAACTTTTGGATGAGTTTATTGAAACCTCCCTCCCTCCCTCCCACCAAGAGAAGATCCAAATCTGTGATAGATTGCAAGAAGAGAGAGAAAGGAGATAGAGTTTTGTTTTTTAAAATAAAATAACATTTTTCTAATGAATAAAAAAGAACTGAAGAGTTACAGATTCCCTCTAATCACACGATAGAAAATGACAAGGATCATATGAAAACAAGAAAGAAAAAGAAAACAAATTTCAGCACAGGAAACGGGGGAGAGAAAATCACGGAGTTTTTGCAACCGCTTTTAGTTTTGGGTTCTTCTTCTTCCTTCTTTTTTAGTTGGAGCTACTAAAATTTGAGTGGTAGAAGACGACAAGTTTCGTTTCGTTCTTTTCCATGTAGGACCTCCTTATTTTTAAATATTTTTTTTTTCTTATTTTATCGTCTTTTATAAATTTAAAAATCAATTTCCGCCCAATAAAAATTTATAATATCTTCTCATCATCATCTTCAACTCGCTTCTCTGGCGTTTAAACGGTCAGGTCCACCCTTGTGCATTATTTTACAATTATCGCCTTACGCATAATAACGCTTGGCCGTTTCAAGTTCCCGTAATACCCCTCGGATTGACCCGTCGCTTAAATGGAAAACAGTACAGTGTCTGATGAGGAAAACCCACGAGGCCGACAGCGAATGTTCGGTTCTTATCTCAACAAATGGACGGTCAAGATTCTTTATATCGACCTTACGTTCTTATTACATCCTTACATTTTTGGGTCCTACTAATTTTCTTTTGTAAGTGGTCACACTGTCCTCTCATATTATATTTTGACTTTATTTACCGCCGTTTTAGATACATACTGGTTTCTTTATTACTACTCCATATTCATATTTATTGAAATTAATGTAGATCTTCTGAAATTTAATTTCAATTACTGCTAATTAACTCTGTAACAGCTGTCGACAAAAAAAAAAAAACTCTGTAACAACTACTAGCAGTTTACTTATACCTACCACTCAAAGCCGCTAAATGGTGATATTTGGTTTTGATGCGAGATGACATCCAACATAATTAAATTTCTTTGTTTTTAACAAATTGTTGGATGTGATTAAGAAGAACCAAAATAATGCAATTGTGTCTTTGACTAATTTGCAAGATACTAGGAAATCTTAACATGGAAAATACTAAATCTTCATACGATGACAATCACTTCTTTTGTTTTTTCTATCATTTGTTTTGATTTATATGAAAACATGTTTATTTTATTTATCGCAAGTGGAACAACAACTAACAAATCGTGTCTGCAGACTGTAGAAATTGCAGTCTAACACAGAAATTGATGCATAAAAACACACAAGTACAATTGACTCTACGTGTAAACGCATTCTAGATAGATAGACTCACCCCTATAAAATTATTTTCTTATGATTTACTTACTACAAAACACTTTATGACACCGATACTCACCCAAAAACTTGAATGTTGTACACTCAGACACATGCATACTCGACGCTATCTAAAACGGTGGAGCTGTTCCGTGAAGAATCTATGACGTACGGTACGATTATTCCATATACTGTGGGATAATTGATAAATACAATCTGTGAACATTCTAATTTCGAAAAACTTGTTTTTACATGTAACTTTCAAGTAAAAAATAAATAAAATTAACTACCACTTCTCACTTTTTAAAGAAAATATATGAGTTTACATCTCAGACAACAATTTTCATTGACAAAGTAAAAACAGGTGAATTTCCCTGCGTGAACCTTATGTTTTTAAGTTATGAAAGTATGGTTTGTTCAAAAAAAAAAAAAGACCAACGGATTCATCAGAGGAAAATAAATATCACGAGGCTTGGAGACCCACCAAACAAACAACACGTTCATGTAAGTCCCGTGATGCTGCGTGAGTCCCTCTTCAACTTGAAGGCATACGAACATACATATAAGTCAACACCTTGATTAAAACCTACTATCATTTATTGTGGCTATTAAGCTATATACGCTACGATTTTGGAAACTATATGTGTACTGTGTAGTAAACAAAACGTTGATCGATAGTTTTTTTTTTTTTTTTTTGCTAAAACGTTGATCGATAGATGTAAGTTTCATTTAATACATTCCTGATTAAGCACGTGAATAATTCCAACTTGGTAATATTTGTTAAATATTTCTGTACTCTTTTAAACAAACTAATGAGTACCATTTTATATTCCAGTAATCAACTGCCAATACATAGTTCCTTAAATTTTAACAGTTTTAAGTATTTTATTAACAGTTTTTAGTATTTTATGTTTACAAAAATCGGAGTTTCCTATTACCGAGGAGCTTGAGAACCAAAGCCAGCAAAAGTCTCATAAGAAAGAAACTGATGATAATATTCCAAAAAGTCAAATGCTGAAGACTCAACCCAACACAAAACAGAAATTAAAGCCCAAAACAACAGAGCTCATTTACAAAACTCTATGTGCCTTCAGCCCACTAGAAAAAAACCGTAGAAAAAGTAAGACGACACTTACCACCACGTGTACGTTCGACACTTGCCACCACATGTACGTTCGACACACGAATCTGAAACACGCGTCAAGCCAAAGAGCCTCAATTTCTTTCGGAAGGAGTCATGTCGGAGCTACGCCGAAGCGGAGAAAGATCGGTGAACGACCAACAGAGCAGTCTTCACGGACAGCCAAAACGCAACCGGATCACCGCTTCAGGAAAGCCATCGTCGTCTTCCATCGATCTAAGAGAACTATGATCTTCCTAATCGCAAGGAGAGGAAGGATTCGGGGGATTAGAACGAGAGTTGATGGTGCAAAGTGAGAGCAGAAAAGGCGATCAAACTAAACCGGAAAAACCCCGGTGAAAAGCCGGCGAAGAAGATGCAATGGAATCATCTATTCCCAGAGACAAAAGCCGGCGAAGACAGCGTTGAAAGAACCACCACTTCCCGGAGTCAAAAACCCAAACTGTCGGAAGCCATAAACCAGAAAAGATCGGTGATCGAGACAAAAAAACTGCCGGCAAATTCTCTTCTTCCGAAAGATATGAAGAAGATAAAAGAAGAGAGTTCGAGAGAAAAACCCTATCTGTGAGAAGAGAGAAGCCGACCTTCTTAACTTTTGGAATCCACTTGAAGACTTTTTGTTTCTTATTTAACGTAAGGTTTAAAAACTTACAACATTTGAAAAATACTAAATTAAAAATATAAACTATATTCTACAACTTGCAGGACTCCTGTGTTTTTTTTTTCTCACTGCCTTTTTTTCTTTTTCTTTGTACCCCTAAAAAAAATATGGATGTTGCAACAATCTGTACAACAGAGAGACTAGTCTCATACATTTTCATGTCACAACAAATAGGCCATGACCTTCCACAACTGATTTTGCATACCAGAAAAATATACGCCTGAGAATAGCCAATGGAAAACGCCTCTTCTTGTTACTCCTTTCTCTTTCAAAGATTCAATCATCTTTCAGAGCTGTAACGCCAGATCCGGATGCTGAGACGAGGACGAACCAGTCTGCTGATTCGCGCCGGGAGAGTTCGGTGATACAAGCATAGCGTTAAGGTCCGGTGGAAACCGGTCGAACTCCTGTTTGTTATAAGGAAACAACATCCCTTGTTGTTGCGGGCCCGGCATGGTCTCGTTGGCTAAGTTTGGCTGCTTCTGTCTCGTGGCTCCGATCATTGGACTTGGACTATGGCCGAATCCACTGAAACCGCGGGTTAGACCGTTGATGCTGCTCTCAGGTTTGATCATCGGTCCTGCCTGGCGAGAGGAG
Proteins encoded:
- the LOC106312644 gene encoding serine/threonine-protein kinase PBS1-like isoform X2, producing the protein MTCFSCLNPRTKDIRVDIDTARPTTDSSVHGSDTTGTGSISGILVNGKVNSPTKPGGGARSFTFKELAEATRNFREVNLLGEGGFGRVYKGRLDSGQVVAIKQLNPDGLQGNREFIVEVLMLSLFHHPNLVTLIGYCTSGDQRLLVYEYMPMGSLEDHLFDLDSNQEPLTWNTRMKIAVGAARGIEYLHCTANPPVIYRDLKSANILLDKEFNPKLSDFGLAKLGPVGDRTHVSTRVMGTYGYCAPEYAMSGKLTVKSDIYCFGVVLLELVTGRKAIDLSQKQGEQNLVAWSRPYLKDQKKFGHLVDPSLRGKYPRRCLNYAIAIIAMCLNEEAHYRPFIGDIVVALEYLAAQSQSHEARNVSCTSPEVRRTPRRDS
- the LOC106312644 gene encoding serine/threonine-protein kinase CDL1-like isoform X1, with translation MTCFSCLNPRTKDIRVDIDTARPTTDSSVHGSDTTGTGSISGILVNGKVNSPTKPGGGARSFTFKELAEATRNFREVNLLGEGGFGRVYKGRLDSGQQVVAIKQLNPDGLQGNREFIVEVLMLSLFHHPNLVTLIGYCTSGDQRLLVYEYMPMGSLEDHLFDLDSNQEPLTWNTRMKIAVGAARGIEYLHCTANPPVIYRDLKSANILLDKEFNPKLSDFGLAKLGPVGDRTHVSTRVMGTYGYCAPEYAMSGKLTVKSDIYCFGVVLLELVTGRKAIDLSQKQGEQNLVAWSRPYLKDQKKFGHLVDPSLRGKYPRRCLNYAIAIIAMCLNEEAHYRPFIGDIVVALEYLAAQSQSHEARNVSCTSPEVRRTPRRDS